Part of the Motacilla alba alba isolate MOTALB_02 chromosome Z, Motacilla_alba_V1.0_pri, whole genome shotgun sequence genome, GATGGGCTTCCAGGGCCAGCATGGCTTCTACTTGGTGACATACTGAAGAAGCTTGAGTCGCTTCCAGAGGCAGCATGGCTTCTGCTGGGTGACATACTGAAGAAGCTGGAGTCGCTTCCAGACACAGTATAGGTGCTGCCGGGTGTCATACTGAAGTACCCAGGCGAACTATAGTCGCTGCTGGATGGAAAAGTAAAGACTGAGTCGCTTCCAGACATAGAATAGGTTCTGTTGGGTGTGAAACTGAAGTGACCTGAGTCACTTCCAGACGCAGTATAGTCACTGCTGGATGGCATACTGAAGACGGAGTCGCTTCCAGAGGCAGTATAGCTTCTGCTGGATGGCATACTGATGCCTGAGCCGCTTCCAGACAGAGGATGGGCTCTGATGGGTGACATATTGAAGATTGAGTCGCTTCCAGACAAAGTATAGCTACTGCCGGGTGACATGCTAAAGGAGTCGCTTCCAGACGCAGGATGGCTTCTGCTGGGTGATGCACTGGAGACTGAGTCGCTTCCCGACACAGTATGGCTTCTGCTGGGGGACCTCCTGAAGACTGGGTCCATTTCAGAACTGTAGGTTCTGTTTCTTGGATCTGCCCAGCTTGCTGGAAGAATAAAAGGCAATAGAACCAAATCAGGAGAGAATCTCCAGCTGCCGTTGAATACCTCTCACAAGAGCACGTACGTCAAGTACTTACAACTGTCAGCTCCTTGCCTTAATTGCTCATGTCAAACACACGGCACATAATTCTTATCTATTAATCTTTGATAGGCAAAGGCCATTAGCACCAATATCTTGCCCTAGGAAGTGTTGCAGGAATACCTTGTTTGAAGTTCTCCATATTCTTACCGACATCTTTCAGAGGAAGTCAATTTCTTTTAAGAGAAGGTACATTTTGAAATGCAAGGAAATACAAGGATCTGAAAGGGCTACTCTTGGAAGGAAATGCTGTAATTTGAATGCCTGTGTTAGCTTTCAGCATCCCCTTTCCTCTTCTGAAGATTATCATTCAATGTTTCTGTTGGCGTTAGTGTTATTGCTCCATTATGCTTGCCATGAAGGGTTGTTGTATTTGCCTTCAGAAGCTGTGCAGCAccaagggagctgctggctctgaagCCACATGCCAGGGACTGCAATTGCTTGACAAACAGACttaccagcaggagcaggagcacgAGGGGAACTCGCTGCTTGGGGTACAAAGGGAGGCCGGAAATATGCTGttcaaagaaaggaaacttATTTCAGAGGATGTAAATTTGAAAAGCCAAAGAGATGCAGGGAACAGAAATGGTTCTGCTTGGAAAGAAGGCTAGAGACCCTAGTAAAGGTTCTGCTGGGTGACACACCGGCGGATAGGTCGCTTCCAGAGGCAGCGTGGCTTCTGCTGGGTGACATGCTGAAGAAGCTGGAGTCGCTTCCAGACACAGCATGGCTTCTGCTGGGTGACATACTGAAATAGACTGATGGGCTTCCAGGGCCAGCATGGCTTCTACTTGGTGACATACTGAAGAAGCTTGAGTCGCTTCCAGAGGCAGCATGGCTTCTGCTGGGTGACATACTGAAGAAGCTGGAGTCGCTTCCAGACACAGTATAGGTGCTGCCGGGTGTCATACTGAAGTACCCAGGCGAACTATAGTCGCTGCTGGATGGAAAAGTAAAGACTGAGTCGCTTCCAGACATAGAATAGGTTCTGTTGGGTGTGAAACTGAAGTGACCTGAGTCACTTCCAGACGCAGTATAGTCACTGCTGGATGGCATACTGAAGACGGAGTCGCTTCCAGAGGCAGTATAGCTTCTGCTGGATGGCATACTGATGCCTGAGCCGCTTCCAGACAGAGGATGGGCTCTGATGGGTGACATATTGAAGATTGAGTCGCTTCCAGACAAAGTATAGCTACTGCCGGGTGACATGCTAAAGGAGTCGCTTCCAGACGCAGGATGGCTTCTGCTGGGTGATGCACTGGAGACTGAGTCGCTTCCCGACACAGTATGGCTTCTGCTGGGGGACCTCCTGAAGACTGGGTCCATTTCAGAACTGTAGGTTCTGTTTCTTGGATCTGCCCAGCTTGCTGGAAGAATAAAAGGCAATAGAACCAAATCAGGAGAGAATCTCCAGCTGCCGTTGAATACCTCTCACAAGAGCACGTACGTCAAGTACTTACAACTGTCAGCTCCTTGCCTTAATTGCTCATGTCAAACACACGGCACATAATTCTTATCTATTAATCTTTGATAGGCAAAGGCCATTAGCACCAATATCTTGCCCTAGGAAGTGTTGCAGGAATACCTTGTTTGAAGTTCTCCATATTCTTACCGACATCTTTCAGAGGAAGTCAATTTCTTTTAAGAGAAGGTACATTTTGAAATGCAAGGAAATACAAGGATCTGAAAGGGCTACTCTTGGAAGGAAATGCTGTAATTTGAATCCCTGTGTTAGCTTTCAGCATCCCCTTCCTCTTCTGAAGATTATCATTCAATGTTTCTGTTGGCGTTAGTGTTATTGCTCCATTATGCTTGCCATGAAGGGTTGTTGTATTTGCCTTCAGAAGCTGTGCAGCAccaagggagctgctggctAGGAACCCACATGCCAGGGACTGCAATTGCTTGAAAAACAGACTTACCAGCAGGAgcgggagcaggagcaggagcaggagcaggagcaggagcaggagcaggagcaggaatagGAGAAGGAATTggaacaaaagcaggaaaaggaggaggtaAAGGAATAGGAGCAGCAGTAGGAACCGAAGCAGGAGTAGGAGAAGGAAtaggagcgggagcgggagaAGGAACTGGAGTAGGAattggagcaggagaaggaataAGAGCAGGAGAAGAAGTTGGAGCAGGAATAGGAGAAGGAAtcggagcaggagcaggaggaggaggtaaAGGAATAGGAGCAGGAgtaggagctggagcaggagaaggaataggaatggcagcagaagcaggaatAGGAGCAGGAGCAGGTAGTGTCCCTCCAGTTTCGGGTTCAAAGTGAACTTGCAAAGATTCTGTTAAGAGAAAGTAAATTTTAATGAGCAAGGAAATGCGCAATACTGAAATGGTTGTGGTTGCAAGGAAAGGCTATTACAAAATGTTGATGGTTTCTAAtagaaagaatggaaaaagcCTTTGTTGAAAAGAAAGGAACGTTTAGGAAAGTTCAGGAAAGTTAAGGAATGTTTGGAAAGGAAAgttaaggaaaggaaatttgaagaaaaggaaaggaaatttcatggaaaggaaatttgaaggaaaggaaaggaaaggaaaggaaaggaaaggaaaggaaaggaaaggaaaggaaaggaaaggaaaggaaaggaaaggaaaggaaaggaaaggaaaggaaaggaaaggaaaggaaaggaaaggaaaggaaaggaaaggaaaggaaaggaaatttcaaagaaatagaaagaaaaggaaaggaaatgaaatttcaaggaaaggaaaggaaatttcaaggaaatttcagagaaaggaaaggaaagaaaggaaatttcaaggaaaggaagggaaaggaaatttcaaagaaaggaaagggaagggaagttccgGGAAGTTctaggaaaggaaagggaaaggaaagaaaaatgaaaggggGGAAGCAGGgtgtgagggaggaagggaggaagaaagaaagcaaggaaggaagtgtcagaaggaaggaaggaagtgtcagaaggaaggaaggaaggaagtgttggaaggaagtgtcggaaggaagtgtcggaaggaaggaaggaagtgtcggaaggaaggaagtgtcggaaggaagtgtcggaaggaagtgtcggaaggaagtgtcggaaggaagtgtcggaaggaaggaaggaagtgtcggaaggaagtgtcggaaggaagtgtcggaaggaagtgtcggaaggaagtgtcggaaggaaggaaggaaggaaggaaggaaggaaggaaggaaggaaggaaggaaggaaggaaggaaggaaggaaggaaggaaggaaggaaggaaggaaggaaggaaggaaggaaggaaggaaggaaggaaggaaggaaggaaggaaggaaagaaagaaagaaaggaaagaaaggaaagaaagaaatgaaaaataataacaccaaaaaacccaataaacccacccacccaccccaccccacaAGCCAACactcccccaaaaaatccaactCACCAAGcaaccaaaaccaaaggaaaattaaaaaaaacccaagccaatGGAGTCcgatagaaaaaaataaattactctaGTAATTTTTATCCCTCTGCTAACTTCCACCCTgccctttctcttctgcaaaatCACAGAGCATTTCCATTAGCACTGCTTCTATCGCTCCATTATGTTTACACTTAAAATTATTGTTGTATTTTCCTACAGaagctgtgcagcaggaagggagatgCTGGCTGGGAACCCACATCCAAGGGACTACAACTGACTGAAAAGCAGACTTACCAGCAGGAGGGGGCACAGGAGTAGCAGGAAGAGGAGgtgaagcagctgcttcaggTGCAAGGTGAACTTGCGAGAGTTCTGTTCAGAGGAAGTAAATGttaaaaagcaaggaaatggACAGAACTGAAGGGGTCATGGTTGCAAGGAAAGGCTAttacagaaaaaaggaaagaaagaaaaagaaagagaaggaaaaataaagaaacaaaaagagagaaagggagaaaaaaagatcagaaagaaaagtaatataaaaaaaatcaaaaaactaacacccacccacccaccaccaccactcctcaaaagtaaaaaaacagtCCAACCaatcaagcaattaatccaAACTAAATCCAAATAACCCACAATAAAATAGCGACCaatagaaaaaaagacataGAATAGTAATTTCAATCCCTGTGTTAGCTTTCAGCATCCCCTTTCTCTTCTGGAAAATGTCTCAGAACGTTTCTCTTTGCACTGATTTTATTGCTCTCCATTCTGTTGACAATTTAGTGTGGTTGTATTTGCCTTCAGAAGCTGTGCAGCCACAAAGGGAGATGCTGGCTAGGAACCCACATCCCAGGGACAACAATTCCTTGAAAAGCAGACTTACCACCAACACTAGGAGTAAGAGGCTCAGCTGACAAGGGTTCAAATTGAAACTGCAAAGAGTCTCTTCCTGTTGTCAATGCTTCAACTTTGGAAGCCGCCAGTGAGTAGAGATCCACAAAATTTCTAAGCACatgctttaaataaaagtaGAAGGAATCATTAGTGCCAGGCAAGCTACACTTAAATGCCAAAGAGCACACATCCCAATTTCTTACAAAAGACAGAAtgtttttcagcagagaaatcaaATAGAGTTTGTAAGCCAGGCAGAATGTCAGTCCCAGGACATAAACATCACAAACATCTAACActggattttgtattttttctaaaaGGTTGAATATTAATATCATTGAGCAAAAGGGAATGACTCCACACCCTAGTTAGAAGATGCTTTGATTTGATGTTTTCAAGCATGCAGTACAGCACTGAGCTCTTGATACAActttttcatttgatttcaaTACAAGATGTAGTGCGGGTTCCatttctgtttagaaaaaaaattaccacaCAGTTTCAGGCCAATGTTCACACTTCCAAGATGAATCCATTTACAAGTCCTTCCACtccacagcaaaaaaataacTTGGCAGTAACAAAAGAAACATCACAAACCTACAGATGTCTGCAAACAAGTAATCTGCACTATAACTGGAAAAATGTAATTGTTTCAATGTATGCAGTGGAAGAATATCCCAATTTTGTTCTGTTGATTGGATTGATGACAAAGGTAGCAGGACAAGAGAGCGCAGATGATTTGGCAGTACTGGTAACTTTATGTCTACTCCAAGTAGTCTCAACTAACTGTTGAAATTATTGGTCTTCTTTACAATGGGGAATCACATtgtatttgttctgtttttttcccttcagataGTATGACGTTGGTCTTTGGAATGTAAACTGGTGATACAGACAAAAATCAGCTTAGCATCACCAACAGGGATTTGCAAAAATTTTTGCAGCTCTCCTTTCCTTGGTTTGACATTGCTGATTTTCAGAATCGATGTGAACACAGCTAAAATCAATCAGGTGATTTCCCTGTAGTGTCTAGGAAACCAAAGTGGCAAATTAAGCTGAATCACAACTTTTCTCATCAGAAGGAATCTCCAAAATGTCTTGGCGCTCTGGTTCTGGTCCTAAAAGAGGATTCTTGCAGATTATAAGGCCTTTAATTGAAATGTGCTCACCACAGAGTAACTGAGGCAGTTCTAGAGGATGTGCCTGCAAACAACTCCACTGCTTTTAACGACGAGTGTCTCTAAAGTCATTCCTAACTGCTTACCTCACTCAAGATTACACGATTGCCCTTAATACAGTTTGGCATAGAGTGAAACTAAAATCCATAGGTGACCTCTGTCTATAAAAGGCAAATTTTGTAATAAAACCTCAATAATGAGCTTGGAAAGGCATCAAACAGGAACTAGAgatgaggggagagcagagagagagagggaagagggggaaagagagatggggaaagggagaaagaggaaaagggatggAGAAAAGGAAGTTCACAGTGACACAGGCTGTGAGCCATTGGTGCTGTTTGTATGTGTCCTGAGTTACCAAGTGCACCTGAGGCTGCCAGGTGAACAAGAACTTTACAATTCTGCCGCACCAGCGAGCTCCCCAGCATGCACTGTACCATGTTATTTATACCACAAACACTTTGTGCAAACATGAAATGCAACTTTGTGTGTTTATGATTCTCTTctggagagaaagagggaacAGGTTGCAGATGTTTCTGCAATCATTATGAGGTCAAAAAAGAATGGGAGTTGAGATGGGactaaagaaaaacagaaaagaagcagcatcCACTACCAAATTAGAAAAGCAGGATTTAAGAGCTGGTGATTGCCACAATGCCTCCTGTGGAAAGGTGCAACCTGTGGGACCTTTTGTGCAGCTCTAAAATAGATCATCACTCTACTGGGGAAACGTTTGTAATTCTACCCTTTGATGGAAAAGTTCATCTGTGCTAATTAAGCTTCATGGGAATCTCAAGGCATTACATATTCCATATTTCCAGATTTTAGTGTGGAAACACAATCATGCACACACAATTGATGTCTTCATCATACTGAAATCTAGGTATGCATGCAAGAGGGCAACAGTGAAAAATTTCCAGCATAGAATCTGCCTCTCTTGGATGTTTGATTCTGTGACCCTGATCCTGCAATTATATACTGCATTAGAACAGAAAATCTACAACAAATTGGAAGGAATTACTGCAGAAGCTTACACACTGCATGCAATACTTactttgcctcagtttccttgCACTTTACTTGATTACCTGCTCTCTCACTAATTCAGACAGAGAAGCACAATGAAAGAAATATGTACTCACTCTGCCTTTTGTTCTCTcattgggaaaagaaaagtcTGTCTTGGCACTAATGTATTCTGCACAGCTATAAAGACTAATATAGTTTTGGTAGAAGACATCAAACTTAAAAACAATGAGGAGGCATTGCACTGAACCTATGTTCAGAGCTGAAAATATGGCACATTTTCTGGTCATGTCTCTTTTTCTCCACTCATTGTTTTGTCCCACCaaaatcagtattttgaaaTGTGCAAGTCTTTAACCctacatgagcaaaacagcttCTATATTTAAACATTCTAAAGAGCAGCTTCTTTTAAATGAGGGATGCTGAAAACCCCACAATTGGTTCTAGAACTGGGGGTTGAAAAAAATCCGATACTGACCAAGAAGGAATATGAAAatcttgtctttttctttggttggttttgtttgtttgtggggatcttacttggttttgcttttgtttctggtttgtttgtggtttttttttaattagtctTGTGTAtattaatgggaaaaaagggagggggaTAGAGGGATATTAATTTTCAGGTATGTATATTTCTGTCCATTTGTATTCCCATCAGTTAGTTAATGCTGTAACTGCACAATTAAAAGTTACCATCATCCCTGAAACACCATGTGCAAGAGTATGCATGGAAATTGTCGTTCAGCTGTTGACTGCAGTAGTTTTGAAGCTTTTtgctctccacagcctcagAGCAGTCTATCTGCCTGTTGTATCTCAGatgcaaaaaaggaaagaaagttttaaaaaaatgaaagaggattGTTTTTAGACTCTAACCTGGAACGATGCAGCCTCTGGCCTGCCCGCCATTGCTTCCTCGGAAAgggcctccagctgcaggctggggagtGGCGCGGCTGCTGCAGCGCTCGATGCCACGGCCTGCTCTTTGGCCTAAAGGGAAAACCCAGCATCAGTGGCAATTCTCcttcagacacagcagcagggatgaacCGTGTCCCCTTGAGCCCGCTGAGGGGACTTGCATTGATCGCTGGGCCTAACACCCATGAATAAAGTAGCACTGATTGAATTTTCATTGCAAATAAATCTCTAATTCACATGCTGGCAGAGaatgctaccaaaaaaaaaaaaaaaagaaaaagaagaggaagcaTCTTTCCCTGGtctgaaaagagctgaaaagagAAAGGCCAAGGATATGGCACATCTGTGTGACTGTAAAAACACAGCACTCCATGCATGCCATTCACTTCCAAAGTTTGAAAGAAGCCAGTATGGAGATGGTGGTGGCACAAAGGAAATTTTCTATCAGCACAGCTTGCTGTAGGAGAAACATGCAGTTTAGCTTCTGTCACTTTCCATGAACATTAAAGGAAAGCGACTTGAAAAAGATATCTGAAAATACAATTAGCAACAGTTTTGGTGAACTCAGAAACTGGAATAGAGATTCCCATGTTGCTAGGAATTAAAGATACAGTAAGGGAAATTGACACTCCAAGGTAATGAAATCACttcctttgctctgtgctgctctagATTAAAAACAGGTATGAAACCACCTGCCATGAGAGCTAGAGTTGAAAATAGTCCTTTCTCTTTAATAATTCATATGTACAGCTTTATTGGACCTTCAAATAGTCCTATACCAGGGCACGATTGTACAAGTCAGAGGGAAAACTTGACATGGCtattaagtttaaaaaattattttaacaaatattaTGGGAGTTTCTGACCACAGATTATGActtcctgccttttcttttcctatttatGCTGTTTCACAGGTTAAAGTAGCAGACACAAAGCCAAATATTTTATGGCCACCAAGTATGTGACCTCTCATTATTCAGTAGAGGTGTAACTCCACAACAATTGCCAATTTTTGGTGTGTTCCATTGGTCTTCACTTGTCAACCAGAAATAGTGCTCTGTGAGGGAAGGCAAGTGAATTTTGTCATAACTTCTACATTCAGAAAAAGTTGGGCATGTACTGCaaacttgcattttatttcactgtggTTTTTTAAGATGGAAGAAGTTGAGAGGGGAAACTTCAACACTAAGGAAAGGAAGTTGCTTTGCAACAACTTCTCTCCTGCCCTGAGAATAAGCAGTTCTAAGGCTTTAGCATGTTTGGAAACACAAATCAGAGGGAACACTTCAAATTCTTACCTCATTCAGGGCAGCCTCCACAGCTTTCATATGACAAATGAGCGACTCTTTTTCTCTataagagaagagaagagaagagaagagaagagaagagaagagaagagaagagaagagaagagaagaagagaagaaaagagaagaaaagagaagaaaagagaagaaaagaaaagagaagaaaagaaaagaaaagaaaagaaaagaaaagaaaagaaaagaaaagaaaagaaaagaaaagaaaagaaaagaaaagaaaagaaaagaaaagaaaagaaaagaaaagaaaagaaaagaaaagaaaagaaaagaaaagaagaacaatGGAGTAACTTTATGGAACTGAAGCTCTACCAATGTAGAAATTAATCTTTGCTACTTTATGGCTGTCATGTCTTGTAAAACAATTGTTGATAACTCAAACAATTaggattttctctcttttttcataTCTCCTATGCAAACCCTAAAAATAGTTAATGTACTACTATTTGGCACATTTCCACATGAAAGATGCCTCTGTTGAGGAGAAGTAATTAAAATTGATGTAATTATAGGCCTATCAGTGAACAACCATCATGGCTTGGATGCAGAGGTCATAAAAAGTCTCTAGCAGGATGGTATTCTATTCTGGTATTAGAAAACACAGACAGATTCTGTTCATTTCATCTGCTTTGTTTGTATGTTCCAAAGGGAGAAATAAACCCTTTCAGTTGTGAAGAGTTGCTACAATAGTagagggaagagcagctttCTTTGTTGATATTCAGCTCCAatatacaggaagaaaaatgtcagtttaAAAGTTACTTCACattaaaataaccttttctGGATATATGTATGGCCACAAGGAATGATCTTTACTGAAATGCTCAAAATAGATGGGGGCAGGATGAAAAGGGCAAGCTCCTGGAACCAATCCTTCTGCAGGTGACGCCGGCTTTGAtcaaatcaaaccaaataaCATTCCTCATTTTAATTAGCTTGTTAAACATTTCATTGAGGACTGTACAAATTGCATTATTTCCCT contains:
- the LOC119695739 gene encoding secreted protein C-like; translated protein: MDPVFRRSPSRSHTVSGSDSVSSASPSRSHPASGSDSFSMSPGSSYTLSGSDSIFNMSPIRAHPLSGSGSGISMPSSRSYTASGSDSVFSMPSSSDYTASGSDSGHFSFTPNRTYSMSGSDSVFTFPSSSDYSSPGYFSMTPGSTYTVSGSDSSFFSMSPSRSHAASGSDSSFFSMSPSRSHAGPGSPSVYFSMSPSRSHAVSGSDSSFFSMSPSRSHAASGSDLSAAYFRPPFVPQAASSPRAPAPAASWADPRNRTYSSEMDPVFRRSPSRSHTVSGSDSVSSASPSRSHPASGSDSFSMSPGSSYTLSGSDSIFNMSPIRAHPLSGSGSGISMPSSRSYTASGSDSVFSMPSSSDYTASGSDSGHFSFTPNRTYSMSGSDSVFTFPSSSDYSSPGYFSMTPGSTYTVSGSDSSFFSMSPSRSHAASGSDSSFFSMSPSRSHAGPGSPSVYFSMSPSRSHAVSGSDSSFFSMSPSRSHAASGSDLSAAYFRPPFVPQAASSPRAPAPAGKSVCQAIAVPGMWLQSQQLPWCCTASEGKYNNPSWQA